Part of the Oncorhynchus mykiss isolate Arlee chromosome 12, USDA_OmykA_1.1, whole genome shotgun sequence genome, ATTGACATGGTAAAATTGAGTACATTTTTATGgtaatggtattcactaagttggtTAATATTTAGGGTAAAGTTTCACAACTGTCATTCTATTTGAAAACATATTTGACATGAAAAGGCAATACAGAGGGCCAGAGTTTTGGGATATTCTGACATACCCCAAAAGGCCTTGAGATGGCATCTGATTAAATTGCATAATCTTTAATTTACCAACAATTGTatttatggatccctattagctgatgtcaaggcagcagttactcttcatgGGGTCTGGCAAATTAAAGGCAGTTCTATACAATAAAACTAACCTTTCATTAcaaaacagatttcacaacacattaagatttgccctcaggccactactctactaccatatctacaacacaaaatccatgtgtgtcTATAGTGCAAATGTGTCTCTTCACTGTCCCataaattgtatttttatctaATTTTAAATcttattttactgcttgcatgagttacttgatgtggaatagcaGCCATGTCATGGCTctctgtagtactgtgcacctcccatagtctgtcctGGACTTGGGGACAGTGAAGAgacctggtggcatgtcttgtggagtATGCATTGGTGTCTGAGTTGTGTGCTCGTAGTTTAAACTGACAGCtgggtgcattcaacatgtcaataattctcacaaatacaagtagtgatgaagtaaatctctactttgagccatgagagattgataTTTATAATATTAATGtaagctctctgtgtacatttaagggtgAGTCGTGCTGCCCAGTTCttggccaattgtaattttcctaagtcgtttttggcacctgaccacatgactggagagtagtccaggtgcgacaaaacaagGGCCTGTAGAACCTTCTGTCGTGTCTTTGGATATGCCatattaagtgatatgacatgctattctataaaataatttctccgtaattaatattacctgattgagctaatcatgtaaatgtaattaactagggagtcggggcaccacaaaataatatttttgagctgtttcttccgaataaactcttaaagaactagtaatattttacatcaatatagcagtcaatattaatcgtcaccttaattcagtctcatctgaaagttgtaaattcttggttatcttcacgaaccctggctaacaagttgaatcagcaatccaatattgggtttaattatttatgtaCCAAATACcaaactaatcacacagaattacatatacaaagaATGAATTATACCtcgattacaaattacgtcataaaggaaaacgtccctagcgggcggaacagatatgacagcttgttccaCAAAAcaaaagggtctgggtttgagtgaaagagcgggaagactgagtatcaaaggaagaagctgtgctatcataaatacagtatcttatgcattctaaattaccgcccatttggaaaaggaaaatgcaataaatatttactctgagctgcgcttcggtaggttggtggtagatggaaggccgtgttgcccaacctagtcctttgtcctttgaagaatgtctctgctggtaaattggataagttgtagtaacgtcattgtgtggtagatgggatactctgtctgttccttcctaacctgcgtttgcagctgctgttgctaactcaacggctaggaggtatcacttctgtagtgaataagagttcaaagttcataccattcacaaccaaagctcacgatgatgttggcttcgttctgtagttattatctgaaccatcctgacatcggaccgtcgtcctcacatcctcggaacaggaggttatattgtcgtcaaggctttatataggtagggagaggagggcgtgtttgaaaagttttatagcccatgtcccttcacaggggcgggccactgattgagcatgaaaacccaaatctcacattttagaagctaaaatcacatttcatcgcATCACGAAtactttcatattcaaacatttaaattgaacaacaattccatgtgaatccgataactctgatgtgtagactttccactgtagtgtttgtcatcttatcattgatgagaatgtatcagatgacaaccgaactgacatgaCATTccttaagtaccaccgcatatgttcaattggtcggattaccagaatatagttcatttcccgcCACCTTCTGATGTtaccagaatctctatgttaaccaaggggtttgtaaatgtaacatcagtagggtagagagaggaaaaaggggggaagaggtatttatgactgtcataaatctacccccaggccaacgtcatgacactaccTTGTTGATAGCGTTGATAAGAAGGCAGAGCtttgctttattatggacagacctatCCCAATCTaagctactgttgtatcagtaGCTAagaatatgttttgaccatgacagaaGTTTAGTCTCAACTTGTTacatttgcacattattcattacaagatttagttgaggtttagggtttagtgtttTAATAttatgtcccaaatacaatgcctttagtttttgaaattaatgaatttaggactaacttatttcatgccacccattctgaaactgactgcagctcttaaGTGTTGCAGTTATATCACCTGCTgtggtagctgatgtgtatagtgttgagtcatcagcaaAGATACACCGAAAGGTGTATCAACAAATACCATTTCTACAAAAGCCAgcctttctttctctgtccactACTGTATTCCCATACCTCATATTGAAAAATGAGCTGACATAAAAAAAAGTGTGATAAACCCTACAGTTTTTCTTTTGACTGCATTCTGGAAAATGTAAATAATTAAGCTACATATGCTATTGAAACATGTGCTCTTAGAGAATGAAACAGAAGTTTACAGAACTGCATCTGAAAGTTAAATTCCTTTAATATTCCAAATCAAAAGTAGAAGTAGACTATTTCTCAATTAGCCTAATATTAGAATGAGTGTTCAAATTCTTCTTATTTTCTTCTAaggatataacacacacacatttttcaacAATAACTTCTGTAGTTAGACCTGCACTGTAGCATTGCTTTTGGCTGATACTGCTGCTTTAGTTGTTTCCAATAGAATGTTACTTTGAAATAAACAAAGTAAGAACGGACCGAGATGAAGAGGTCAAGGCGAGAGCATTTACTCCGCCCATAATATGTCTGCGTGAGATAAGCCCATTTTTTTCAAATTACTTGAGGATTACGatcgaatagaagtttcgtaatgttTAAGCTCTTAcaaatgtactgatataagtggatGCATGTGGCATTCCGGAAACTTTGAGAAAAATGCAGTTTATTTGTGCGTGGTGTTCACACGCGTACCTCCTctgtcattggctagaatggtcccacctgatcttgcctgtCTTCAATCGTTGAgcacatgtatttccattgataGAGTGGTCATTCGGCTctcttgtcaatataataaatACTCTTTGCTTTAGGTCATGTGTATGAGTGGGCTCGTCTTCAAATGACCCGCCTAGTTCCTGTTGAAATTCTAAAGGTGATTGGCTACGCTCTGTGAGGGTGGATTTCACCGACGCATTCCGTTTGGAACAATAAATAGAGCGAACAAGGCTCCTTCCAGTTCACAAGTCTGAGAAGACGCATGAAGAAGTTCTTGCTTCAACAGTGATTGAACGGAACTCCTCTGCCTTCGTCCCGCGTTATCGAACATTCCGGGTTGATAACATATCACTGACTTGAACTATAATAGCAAAATAGTCTAAGAAACTCTATTTTTGTACTTTTCATTTCGATATAAAATTAAATCTGACGAGATGGAGTCTCAGATCCGCCAGAACTATCACCACGATTGCGAAGCTGCCATCAACCGGATGATCAACTTGGAGATGTTTGCCTCCTACACCTACACCTCAATGGTAAGGGGTCTACCAAGATGACCGTTCTGTTGATCTACCTGTGTTATTATGCCTGGGCCTAAATGTCTTTTCACTTTACTTTTCTGTATGCCTAGACAATTAATAGCCAATCTCAACTCCGTGAAGTACATTTGAGTTTTACTTGGCTAGGCCATTAAGAGCCTTCGGGTAGATCTAGCATTCAAATGAAGTTGGAAATCTATCCTACCTTGGTCAGAGCGCGTAACAACTCATTGACAGGTTAAATGTCAGGTTATCAAGTAGACAACGGACTAGACTAGACTGATTCATCCCTATCATCAAGCTTAGTTGCCACAAcaacagaaaaagagaaaaaaTATGACAGCATTCTAACTACAATGTTTGTTTATCCACCCAGGCTTTCTATTTCTCCCGTGACGATGTGGCGCTGCGTGGCTTCGCGCATTTCTTCAAGGAGAACAGCGATGAGGAGCGGGAGCACGCCGACAAGCTACTCTCCTTCCAGAACAAGAGAGGTGGACGCATTTTACTCCAAGACATCAAGGTGAGCACCTGAGCATCGAACACATTTAGATTGTAGACTGATAGAAAATGTCTTTACTCCATGGAGTGTCCAGCGTTAAGTTGATCTAGAGAACCTGGAGTATTGCTAAACATACTGCCTCTAACCACTGAACTGAAACAGTGTGAGGGATGTAACACTGTTCACTTTATCCAAACCTTAACGTTTGCTAGTAGTCCCTAACCCTCCTGTGTTCACTCTGGCCTGTGTAGAAGCCAGAACGTGATGAGTGGGGCAATGGGCTGGAGGCCATGCAGTGTGCTCTGCAGCTGGAGAAGAATGTGAACCAGGCCCTGCTGGACCTGCACAAGATTGCCTCTGACAAGGTTGACCCCCATGTAAGTTATGGTGGAACCACATGTATGTATCACATAGAATACAGGTACTGTCCTAGGAGATGATAACTAATGACACAGGATTGTGTGACCTGCTTCACGCACAATGCAGCTAATACGTAAGGGGCCGCTGCTTGTctagtggttagattgttgggccagtaacaaagGTCAGCTAGGGGATTCAATGCAGCAACAAGGTAAAactattctgcccctgaacaaggcagttaacccactgttccacgttaggatgtcattgtaaataagtgtttgttaacggacttgcctagttaaaaatgtTTACTGCAGACACCTCATCTGTCCTTATGCCATTACCACCAGGCTCTTGTGtgttactgtatctacaatagtcTGTATTCATTTTCTTTTCTGACCTGTGTTTTCCCTCTAGCTGTGTGACTTCCTGGAGACCCATTACCTGAATGAGCAGGTGGAGGCCATTAAGAAGCTGGGAGACCACATCACCAACCTCACCAAGATGGATGCTGTCAAAAACAAGATGGCAGAGTACCTGTTTGACAAGCACACCCTGGGAGGCCAGAGCTAAACCACTTCCATCCCCAGGCTACGGCCTCCAGCCTCAGACCAGGACTCCTGGCTTCTCTGATAGATCCTACTGGCTTTGCATTTATAGGGAGGGGAGTATTAAACTGGTGCAGTGCAACACAGCTGTAACATTGAGGTGTTTATGTTGACAACCCTACTGTATTGGAGGCAAGGCATCTTgtaaaacaataaaacatttcACTTAGGTTTTTGTTGGGATTTTCTAAGTGTTGCCCTGTAATGATGTTTCAGTCTATTCCGGTTCTTTGCTCTTTTACTGAGCATCTTCATACCAGTGATAAATACTGACAATTGTAGACCTACTAGTGGCTGAGGGTCATAACAATAGGAGAAGTTTAATAAAGGACGTTACCTCTCACCACAGAGGGTGTCATTTACCGTATCTGGTAATAGTGCCATGTAAATTAAGAGCAGAAATTGTCAACTCTAGGGCCATAGGATTGAAATGGTTACCTACAATTGATTTATACATTTTACGCTGTGGATCACAAGTTTATTAGACAGCCTAGCGGTCAATCAAACCTGTTAACCAGCTGTTATGGTGCTTTTTTATGGAGTTTTGCTATTACTGACACGAAATTAATCTTTCTATTTATTTCAGTTGGTAATGCCCAATTGTTCCCCTACATCAAAGAACTGAATGCTCCAAATAGTAATGAGTCTTCAAGCCTCTCATTCACCATAAGGGGCTTATTGGAGCTGTCATATGGTCGCAGAGCTACTGGTAATTTACTGAATATGTTCATTTTGGTAATTGACAGGCAGGCTTAACTTTAACTGGAAGAGATTGATCGACATTGTAAATGTGTCCATATAGTACATGAGTTTAAAGTAGACCACTTGGTTAATGGGGAAAATAGCCTAATGAGAAGTGTCTAATCAGCAATTGCATTTTCAATAATTGCTACTTTTCA contains:
- the LOC118937701 gene encoding ferritin, middle subunit-like translates to MESQIRQNYHHDCEAAINRMINLEMFASYTYTSMAFYFSRDDVALRGFAHFFKENSDEEREHADKLLSFQNKRGGRILLQDIKKPERDEWGNGLEAMQCALQLEKNVNQALLDLHKIASDKVDPHLCDFLETHYLNEQVEAIKKLGDHITNLTKMDAVKNKMAEYLFDKHTLGGQS